In one Legionella clemsonensis genomic region, the following are encoded:
- the icmG gene encoding type IVB secretion system protein IcmG/DotF, with product MVDDDKNEYNDEYQFSDLDVISPDANEEETTSSTVVKQESGANIRRNALIAVIIIVIAMLAYKFLGPLFTKKPQSADTVPPLTTTSTPQPVTPPPSQVQTVTPTEPTPPVETTPPVTQPVSTVDNSEITQRLSALEVSQQNLRSEMDSLNSQLATINTNINTLTTKIAQLNQTLTVIVSRVEEQSKEISVLTVRTKPKPVRKVVIKAPPPPSYFIQAIIPGRAWLIAQNGSTITVREGTQVAGYGVIKLIDSRQGRVLTSSGRVIRFSQQDS from the coding sequence ATGGTAGACGACGATAAGAATGAATATAATGATGAATATCAATTTTCTGATTTGGATGTAATCAGTCCTGATGCTAATGAAGAAGAAACCACCTCAAGTACTGTCGTAAAACAAGAATCTGGTGCTAACATCAGACGTAATGCTTTGATTGCAGTAATTATTATAGTTATTGCCATGCTGGCTTACAAATTTTTAGGTCCTCTTTTTACGAAAAAACCTCAATCTGCCGATACAGTACCCCCACTGACAACTACATCCACACCTCAACCCGTAACGCCACCGCCATCCCAGGTGCAGACTGTTACGCCGACAGAGCCGACTCCACCCGTAGAAACAACTCCTCCAGTAACTCAGCCTGTTTCTACTGTTGATAATTCTGAAATTACTCAACGATTATCAGCACTGGAAGTCAGTCAGCAGAATCTTCGTTCCGAAATGGATTCATTGAATAGCCAATTGGCAACTATTAATACCAATATTAATACTCTCACTACAAAGATAGCTCAGTTAAACCAGACTCTGACTGTTATTGTGAGCCGGGTGGAAGAACAATCAAAAGAGATCTCTGTTTTAACAGTACGTACGAAGCCAAAACCTGTTCGCAAAGTGGTAATAAAAGCACCGCCGCCACCTTCTTATTTTATTCAAGCTATAATACCTGGAAGAGCTTGGTTAATTGCGCAAAATGGGTCTACAATTACCGTTAGAGAAGGAACGCAAGTAGCTGGTTATGGTGTAATTAAGCTGATTGATTCCAGACAGGGAAGGGTACTCACAAGTTCTGGTAGAGTGATAAGGTTTAGTCAGCAAGATAGTTGA
- a CDS encoding type IV secretion protein IcmC, which produces MSTGNNTGSSIINWLNNQADILNNIANNLIPVERLVTGAAYLLGLAFAFKAIYSLKVYGEARTMMSSNTSIKEPLMYLLVAGMLIYFPTGLAILLQTSFGSSSILQYAPVNSNNQAITAVFGTGSVIGRPIAIIIQVIGVIAFVRGWVLIARSASQGQPPGGTGKGLIHVFGGMLAMNIVATLQIINNTIYGTS; this is translated from the coding sequence ATGTCTACTGGAAATAATACTGGTAGTTCTATTATCAATTGGCTAAATAATCAAGCCGATATATTGAATAATATTGCCAATAATTTAATCCCGGTTGAACGTTTGGTTACGGGTGCGGCTTATTTGCTAGGCTTGGCATTCGCATTTAAAGCAATATATAGTTTAAAGGTGTATGGTGAAGCTAGAACAATGATGTCTAGCAATACGAGTATAAAAGAACCCTTAATGTATTTGTTGGTTGCCGGCATGCTGATTTATTTTCCGACAGGTTTGGCAATTTTATTACAAACTTCCTTTGGCTCGTCCAGTATTTTGCAATACGCTCCTGTAAACAGTAACAATCAAGCAATAACAGCAGTATTTGGTACTGGTAGTGTGATAGGTAGGCCAATAGCAATTATTATTCAGGTTATTGGCGTGATAGCTTTTGTTAGAGGATGGGTTCTTATCGCCCGTTCCGCGTCTCAAGGACAACCACCAGGCGGAACTGGAAAAGGACTAATTCATGTTTTTGGTGGTATGCTGGCAATGAACATTGTAGCGACGCTACAAATCATTAATAATACAATTTATGGTACGAGTTAA
- a CDS encoding type IV secretion protein IcmD: protein MVLVGGEAVAGQKTLGNMASSITGSFTSVAKLITAGSYLAGLGFSIGAIMKFKQHKDNPTQIPIGTPIALVFIAAALLFLPSILGVTGQTMFGEAGSVAGPTGTIFTGSGG, encoded by the coding sequence ATGGTGCTGGTGGGAGGGGAGGCAGTTGCGGGTCAAAAAACTTTGGGGAATATGGCATCCAGTATTACAGGTTCTTTCACTAGTGTTGCTAAGCTGATTACTGCGGGTTCCTATTTGGCTGGGCTTGGTTTCTCCATTGGTGCAATTATGAAATTTAAACAGCACAAGGATAACCCTACACAAATTCCAATTGGTACTCCTATTGCGCTGGTTTTTATTGCCGCGGCTTTGTTATTCCTCCCATCTATTCTGGGTGTTACTGGGCAAACGATGTTTGGTGAAGCCGGTTCTGTGGCTGGTCCTACAGGAACAATTTTCACAGGCTCTGGCGGTTAA